From the Magnetospirillum sp. WYHS-4 genome, the window CAGGTCGTCCATGGAGAAGCCGGCCACCGCCAGGGTGATGCGCAGGGCGTTCTCGCCGATCTGTTCGATGTTGTAGGGGGGGTAGCCCTCGGCGGAGTTCTTGGCGACCCGGTCGAGCAGGCGCTCGAAATGGTCGAAGCCCAGCAGGTGCGGATTATTGAATTGGCTCAGGCGCGACATGGTCGTTCTCCTCGACGAGCGAAAACGCATCCGGGAGCCCGCGTTCCGGCCCTCCCTGGGCAAAAGCTAGGGTTGGGCCCGGAGTCTGTCAAGGTCGGCCGCCAGCCGCCCGATCGCGGCTTCCCAGGATTCGCCTGCGGCGCGCCGATGAAGGCGCAGGGATGGATACCAGGGGCTATCCTCCCGATTCCGCAGCCAGCGCCAGTCGTGCACCGGAACCAGCAGGACCCGGCAGGGTATGCCCAGAGCACCCGCCAGATGCACGGTCGCCGTGTCGATGGATACCAGCAGGTCGAAAGCCATCAGGGCGGCGGCCGTGTCGCCAAAGGTGGCGACCGCGTCGGCCAGGTGGGGGAGGCCGCCCAGGGCCTCCAGTTCGGCCGGTTCCGGGTCCTTTTGCAGGCTGAAGGCGGAGATGCCGGGCCGGTGGACGAGGGGGGCCAGGTGTTCGGGCCGCAAGGCCTCGCCGCGGGCCGCCAAGCGGCCGGCGCTGCTGGCGCCGCGCCAGACCAGCGCGATCTTGAATCCCTGATGCCCCGCCAGGCGGCGGCGCCAGTCCGCCACCCGTTCGGCGGGCGGGCGGATGTAGGGAATCGGAGAAGGGACGGTCTCCAGCCGGGTGCCGAACAGGCGGGGCAGGGAGAGCAGGGAGGCCTGGCAGTCGGCGGGCGCGGGGAGGGCGTCCTGCGCCTGCGCCAGGGCAACGCCCGGTACGGTGGCCGCCAGATCGACCAGCTTCTTCTGGCAGAGCACCTGGACCCGCGCGCCGCGCGCAGCCGCAAGGGGGGCATAGCGGAGGAACTGGAAGCTGTCGCCAAAGCCCTGTTCGGCCACCAGGCGCAGGGTTAGGCCTTCCAGAGGCCCGCCATCCCAGAGCGGGGCGTCGGCCGGCAAGGCGGAGGACCGGAAGGCCGGGTCCTTCCAGCGCCATTCGTATTCGGAGAAGCCTCCATCCAGGTCGCCCAGCAGGAGGCGCACCAAGGCCCGGTGCCCGTGGGCCGCGGCATCGTCGGGGGCCAGGGCGATGGCGGCGTCGTAGGCAGCCAGGGCGCCTTCGGCATCGCCCAGGGTCCGGCGGACGTCACCCAGTTCGCGATGGGCTTCGGCCAAGTGGGCATCGCGGACCAAGGCGTCCTCCAGGACGGAAGCCGCTTCCTCCGGGCGTCCCAGACGGCGCAACAGTTTGCCCAGGGACAGACGCGGTGCCGCGCCGGGATGGCCCAGGGCGATGGCGGTCCGGTAGGACTCGGCGGCCTCTTCCACGAGGCCGCCTTCCTCCTGCATCACGCCCAAGGTGCTGCGAAAGGACGGATTGCCGGGCGCGCGGG encodes:
- a CDS encoding tetratricopeptide repeat protein — encoded protein: MGLGQALDHYRRNRPDMAEALCRAIPSSHPDHAAALYLLGVMARERGDAPAALASLQDAATRAPGNPSFRSTLGVMQEEGGLVEEAAESYRTAIALGHPGAAPRLSLGKLLRRLGRPEEAASVLEDALVRDAHLAEAHRELGDVRRTLGDAEGALAAYDAAIALAPDDAAAHGHRALVRLLLGDLDGGFSEYEWRWKDPAFRSSALPADAPLWDGGPLEGLTLRLVAEQGFGDSFQFLRYAPLAAARGARVQVLCQKKLVDLAATVPGVALAQAQDALPAPADCQASLLSLPRLFGTRLETVPSPIPYIRPPAERVADWRRRLAGHQGFKIALVWRGASSAGRLAARGEALRPEHLAPLVHRPGISAFSLQKDPEPAELEALGGLPHLADAVATFGDTAAALMAFDLLVSIDTATVHLAGALGIPCRVLLVPVHDWRWLRNREDSPWYPSLRLHRRAAGESWEAAIGRLAADLDRLRAQP